The following proteins are encoded in a genomic region of Arachis stenosperma cultivar V10309 chromosome 4, arast.V10309.gnm1.PFL2, whole genome shotgun sequence:
- the LOC130973447 gene encoding TMV resistance protein N-like isoform X3, whose protein sequence is MKSLLIALLSASQIAPARPSSPHRSKLCAWLSLCSSSLSMSSRLLCLTTSSLSPLLFRSHSVNIVSSFIPRCLSAHRYTSSNFKHMASAFSSTSIPLPPPPPPPRSCTYHVFLSFRGKDIRTGFIGHLYAALNRKGITTYKDDKNLRKGHVISKELLKAIEESMFAVIVFSPDYASSSWCLDELQKIIECKNQLGLQMLAVFYGVEPSDVRHQRRTFEEAFKKHEERHDSEKVKRWRDALTQVAAHSAWTSKIYEDEAVLVENIAQHIFEILIPKLPSSMKNLVGINSRVEQVITQIGLGLNDVRYIGIWGMGGIGKTTIARAVFETIRFRFEVTCFLADVRENCEKKDITHMQKQLLDQMNISSNAVYNKYDGRTIIQNSLRLKKVLLVLDDVNHEKQLEDLAGEQDWFGPGSRIIITTRDVEALKGPEVHETYNVEGLVESEALNLFCLKAFKQQKPTEGFLDLSKEVVKYSGGLPLALKVLGSYLNGRRTIAVWYSAIERIKKTSHSKIIDVLKISYEGLEDTEKDIFLDIACFFKGNKKEYVTKILEGCGYQADIGLDILINRSLITINKYDQLGMHDLLEEMGKQIVIKESPNDASKHSRLWCLEDVEFVLTQKKKTKATHGIVVSKWWYSKTEVIQRDLSFSKMCQLKLLILDGVEAPILCDIPCTLKVFRWRYCPLETLPLTDHQRYELVEINLSGSKIVKLWDGKKVLEKLEHLDLSGCQQLKQTPDLSGAPNLKKLNLWGCKKLDYIHPSLTHHKRLVELNLRGCRSLETLGDKLEMSSLERLDLYSCSSLKRLPEFGECMKQLSILNLTLTGIEELPPTLGNLAGVSELDLTGCSKITGLLLSLSLGCFVGLKKLVLCSLPQKTDYDDSDSSSREESTLSYDIAHLASLMDLVLSRNSFLRVPISIHQLPRLTRLKLSFCWELEVLPELPSSLRELDAQGCYSLDASNVDDVISKACCGFAESASQDREDFLQMLITGEEIPAWFEHQEQDNGVSLSFPLNCPSTEMVALALCFLVIQDIQGLQPSVICNGKEFINTSLEIVTIFLSK, encoded by the exons ATGAAATCTTTGCTCATAGCTCTTCTCTCGGCCTCGCAGATTGCTCCTGCTCGGCCCTCGTCGCCTCATCGTAGCAAACTTTGTGCCTGGCTGTCTCTCTGTTCTAGCTCTCTCTCTATGTCTTCGAGGTTACTCTGTCTCACCACGAGCTCACTGTCACCTCTATTATTTCGATCTCACTCTGTCAACATCGTGTCGTCATTCATCCCTCGCTGTCTCTCCG CACATAGATACACTTCTTCAAACTTCAAACATATGGCATCCGCCTTTTCTTCCACTTCAATCccactaccaccaccaccaccaccaccacgaTCATGCACCTATCACGTGTTCTTGAGTTTCAGAGGAAAAGACATCCGTACAGGCTTCATTGGCCATCTCTATGCGGCTCTCAACAGGAAGGGAATCACAACCTACAAAGATGACAAAAACCTTCGCAAAGGCCATGTTATTTCAAAAGAACTCCTCAAAGCAATTGAAGAGTCCATGTTTGCAGTCATTGTTTTCTCACCGGACTACGCTTCCTCCAGTTGGTGCTTGGATGAGCTCCAAAAGATCATTGAGTGTAAGAACCAGCTGGGGTTACAAATGCTGGCAGTGTTCTACGGTGTGGAGCCTAGTGATGTGAGGCACCAAAGAAGAACCTTTGAGGAAGCTTTCAAGAAACACGAAGAGAGACATGACAGTGAGAAGGTCAAAAGATGGAGAGATGCGCTAACACAAGTTGCTGCTCATTCTGCTTGGACCTCCAAAATATATGA GGACGAAGCAGTACTTGTGGAAAATATTGCTCAACATATATTTGAAATATTGATTCCTAAGTTGCCATCTTCAATGAAGAATCTTGTGGGGATTAATTCAAGAGTGGAACAAGTGATTACTCAAATAGGCCTTGGATTGAATGATGTTCGCTATATAGGCATATGGGGAATGGGCGGCATAGGTAAGACCACTATTGCTAGAGCTGTCTTTGAAACCATTCGATTTAGATTTGAAGTTACTTGCTTTCTTGCCGATGTAAGGGAGAACTGTGAGAAAAAAGATATTACTCACATGCAAAAACAACTTCTTGATCAAATGAATATAAGTTCAAATGCTGTTTATAACAAGTATGATGGGAGGAcaataattcaaaactctttacGTCTCAAAAAGGTACTTCTTGTTCTTGATGATGTAAATCATGAAAAACAATTAGAGGATTTGGCTGGGGAGCAAGATTGGTTTGGTCCTGGAAGCAGAATAATAATTACAACTAGAGACGTAGAGGCGCTAAAGGGACCAGAGGTGCATGAAACTTATAACGTTGAAGGGTTAGTGGAAAGTGAAGCCCTTAACCTCTTTTGTTTGAAAGCCTTTAAACAGCAGAAGCCTACAGAAGGGTTTTTGGATTTGTCCAAAGAAGTAGTCAAATATAGCGGTGGTCTCCCATTGGCACTTAAAGTATTGGGTTCCTATCTTAATGGTAGACGTACTATTGCGGTTTGGTATAGTGCTATTGAAAGAATAAAGAAGACTTCACATTCTAAAATTATTGATGTATTGAAAATAAGCTATGAGGGTTTAGAAGATACAGAAAAGGATATTTTTCTAGATATTGCTTGTTTCTTTAAAGGGAATAAAAAAGAATATGTAACAAAGATATTAGAAGGATGTGGTTATCAGGCTGACATTGGTCTTGATATTTTGATTAACAGATCATTGATCACTATAAATAAATATGATCAATTGGGGATGCATGATCTGCTTGAAGAAATGGGCAAACAAATTGTAATTAAAGAATCTCCAAATGATGCTAGTAAGCATAGCAGATTGTGGTGTTTGGAGGATGTTGAATTTGTACTTACTCAAAAGAAG AAAACTAAAGCAACTCATGGCATCGTTGTAAGTAAGTGGTGGTATAGCAAGACTGAAGTGATTCAGAGAGATTTATCTTTCTCAAAAATGTGCCAGTTAAAGCTTCTCATTTTAGATGGTGTAGAAGCTCCCATTCTCTGCGATATTCCTTGTACATTAAAGGTATTTCGCTGGAGATATTGTCCACTGGAAACTCTGCCCCTTACAGATCATCAACGCTATGAGCTTGTTGAAATTAATCTGTCTGGTAGCAAAATTGTAAAGTTATGGGATGGAAAGAAG GTTCTAGAAAAGTTAGAGCACTTAGATCTGTCAGGGTGCCAGCAGCTGAAGCAAACACCAGATCTTTCTGGGGCTCCCAATCTTAAAAAACTTAATCTTTGGGGATGCAAGAAGCTGGATTATATTCACCCGTCTCTCACCCACCACAAGAGGCTTGTTGAATTGAATTTAAGGGGATGTAGGAGTCTTGAAACACTTGGAGATAAATTGGAGATGAGTTCACTCGAGAGACTAGATCTATACTCCTGCAGTAGTTTGAAGAGACTGCCAGAATTTGGGGAATGCATGAAACAGTTATCGATTCTTAATCTGACACTTACAGGTATAGAAGAGCTACCCCCAACGCTTGGAAATTTGGCTGGCGTGTCTGAATTGGACTTAACTGGATGCAGCAAGATTACTGGTCTTCTCTTATCACTTTCACTAGGATGTTTCGTTGGCCTAAAAAAATTGGTGTTATGTAGTCTTCCACAGAAAACTGATTATGATGATTCTGACAGCTCATCTAGAGAAGAGTCGACCCTTTCCTATGATATTGCCCACTTAGCGTCGTTGATGGATTTGGTTTTATCTCGTAACAGTTTTTTAAGAGTTCCAATAAGTATCCATCAACTTCCCAGACTTACACGTCTAAAGCTATCTTTTTGCTGGGAATTGGAGGTTTTACCAGAGCTTCCATCAAGTCTAAGAGAATTAGATGCACAGGGTTGTTATTCACTGGATGCATCAAATGTTGATGATGTCATATCAAAGGCGTGTTGTGGCTTTGCAGAATCAGCTAGCCAAGATCGTGAAGACTTCTTGCAAATGTTGATCACAGGGGAGGAAATTCCAGCATGGTTTGAGCATCAGGAACAAGATAACGGAGTATCACTCTCATTCCCACTTAATTGCCCTTCAACTGAAATGGTCGCACTTGCTCTCTGTTTCCTAGTTATCCAAGATATCCAAGGATTACAGCCTTCGGTGATCTGCAACGGGAAAGAATTCATCAACACGAGTTTAGAG ATCGTGACTATCTTCTTATCCAAGTAA
- the LOC130973447 gene encoding disease resistance protein Roq1-like isoform X4 translates to MKSLLIALLSASQIAPARPSSPHRSKLCAWLSLCSSSLSMSSRLLCLTTSSLSPLLFRSHSVNIVSSFIPRCLSAHRYTSSNFKHMASAFSSTSIPLPPPPPPPRSCTYHVFLSFRGKDIRTGFIGHLYAALNRKGITTYKDDKNLRKGHVISKELLKAIEESMFAVIVFSPDYASSSWCLDELQKIIECKNQLGLQMLAVFYGVEPSDVRHQRRTFEEAFKKHEERHDSEKVKRWRDALTQVAAHSAWTSKIYEDEAVLVENIAQHIFEILIPKLPSSMKNLVGINSRVEQVITQIGLGLNDVRYIGIWGMGGIGKTTIARAVFETIRFRFEVTCFLADVRENCEKKDITHMQKQLLDQMNISSNAVYNKYDGRTIIQNSLRLKKVLLVLDDVNHEKQLEDLAGEQDWFGPGSRIIITTRDVEALKGPEVHETYNVEGSLITINKYDQLGMHDLLEEMGKQIVIKESPNDASKHSRLWCLEDVEFVLTQKKKTKATHGIVVSKWWYSKTEVIQRDLSFSKMCQLKLLILDGVEAPILCDIPCTLKVFRWRYCPLETLPLTDHQRYELVEINLSGSKIVKLWDGKKVLEKLEHLDLSGCQQLKQTPDLSGAPNLKKLNLWGCKKLDYIHPSLTHHKRLVELNLRGCRSLETLGDKLEMSSLERLDLYSCSSLKRLPEFGECMKQLSILNLTLTGIEELPPTLGNLAGVSELDLTGCSKITGLLLSLSLGCFVGLKKLVLCSLPQKTDYDDSDSSSREESTLSYDIAHLASLMDLVLSRNSFLRVPISIHQLPRLTRLKLSFCWELEVLPELPSSLRELDAQGCYSLDASNVDDVISKACCGFAESASQDREDFLQMLITGEEIPAWFEHQEQDNGVSLSFPLNCPSTEMVALALCFLVIQDIQGLQPSVICNGKEFINTSLEVWDSSDNLFIVCVNSYYFSKLLCQQNRFQMLFPDRDYLLIQVKRSGARWLFKQDIQDFKKRKYETGKRKATLEDLN, encoded by the exons ATGAAATCTTTGCTCATAGCTCTTCTCTCGGCCTCGCAGATTGCTCCTGCTCGGCCCTCGTCGCCTCATCGTAGCAAACTTTGTGCCTGGCTGTCTCTCTGTTCTAGCTCTCTCTCTATGTCTTCGAGGTTACTCTGTCTCACCACGAGCTCACTGTCACCTCTATTATTTCGATCTCACTCTGTCAACATCGTGTCGTCATTCATCCCTCGCTGTCTCTCCG CACATAGATACACTTCTTCAAACTTCAAACATATGGCATCCGCCTTTTCTTCCACTTCAATCccactaccaccaccaccaccaccaccacgaTCATGCACCTATCACGTGTTCTTGAGTTTCAGAGGAAAAGACATCCGTACAGGCTTCATTGGCCATCTCTATGCGGCTCTCAACAGGAAGGGAATCACAACCTACAAAGATGACAAAAACCTTCGCAAAGGCCATGTTATTTCAAAAGAACTCCTCAAAGCAATTGAAGAGTCCATGTTTGCAGTCATTGTTTTCTCACCGGACTACGCTTCCTCCAGTTGGTGCTTGGATGAGCTCCAAAAGATCATTGAGTGTAAGAACCAGCTGGGGTTACAAATGCTGGCAGTGTTCTACGGTGTGGAGCCTAGTGATGTGAGGCACCAAAGAAGAACCTTTGAGGAAGCTTTCAAGAAACACGAAGAGAGACATGACAGTGAGAAGGTCAAAAGATGGAGAGATGCGCTAACACAAGTTGCTGCTCATTCTGCTTGGACCTCCAAAATATATGA GGACGAAGCAGTACTTGTGGAAAATATTGCTCAACATATATTTGAAATATTGATTCCTAAGTTGCCATCTTCAATGAAGAATCTTGTGGGGATTAATTCAAGAGTGGAACAAGTGATTACTCAAATAGGCCTTGGATTGAATGATGTTCGCTATATAGGCATATGGGGAATGGGCGGCATAGGTAAGACCACTATTGCTAGAGCTGTCTTTGAAACCATTCGATTTAGATTTGAAGTTACTTGCTTTCTTGCCGATGTAAGGGAGAACTGTGAGAAAAAAGATATTACTCACATGCAAAAACAACTTCTTGATCAAATGAATATAAGTTCAAATGCTGTTTATAACAAGTATGATGGGAGGAcaataattcaaaactctttacGTCTCAAAAAGGTACTTCTTGTTCTTGATGATGTAAATCATGAAAAACAATTAGAGGATTTGGCTGGGGAGCAAGATTGGTTTGGTCCTGGAAGCAGAATAATAATTACAACTAGAGACGTAGAGGCGCTAAAGGGACCAGAGGTGCATGAAACTTATAACGTTGAAGG ATCATTGATCACTATAAATAAATATGATCAATTGGGGATGCATGATCTGCTTGAAGAAATGGGCAAACAAATTGTAATTAAAGAATCTCCAAATGATGCTAGTAAGCATAGCAGATTGTGGTGTTTGGAGGATGTTGAATTTGTACTTACTCAAAAGAAG AAAACTAAAGCAACTCATGGCATCGTTGTAAGTAAGTGGTGGTATAGCAAGACTGAAGTGATTCAGAGAGATTTATCTTTCTCAAAAATGTGCCAGTTAAAGCTTCTCATTTTAGATGGTGTAGAAGCTCCCATTCTCTGCGATATTCCTTGTACATTAAAGGTATTTCGCTGGAGATATTGTCCACTGGAAACTCTGCCCCTTACAGATCATCAACGCTATGAGCTTGTTGAAATTAATCTGTCTGGTAGCAAAATTGTAAAGTTATGGGATGGAAAGAAG GTTCTAGAAAAGTTAGAGCACTTAGATCTGTCAGGGTGCCAGCAGCTGAAGCAAACACCAGATCTTTCTGGGGCTCCCAATCTTAAAAAACTTAATCTTTGGGGATGCAAGAAGCTGGATTATATTCACCCGTCTCTCACCCACCACAAGAGGCTTGTTGAATTGAATTTAAGGGGATGTAGGAGTCTTGAAACACTTGGAGATAAATTGGAGATGAGTTCACTCGAGAGACTAGATCTATACTCCTGCAGTAGTTTGAAGAGACTGCCAGAATTTGGGGAATGCATGAAACAGTTATCGATTCTTAATCTGACACTTACAGGTATAGAAGAGCTACCCCCAACGCTTGGAAATTTGGCTGGCGTGTCTGAATTGGACTTAACTGGATGCAGCAAGATTACTGGTCTTCTCTTATCACTTTCACTAGGATGTTTCGTTGGCCTAAAAAAATTGGTGTTATGTAGTCTTCCACAGAAAACTGATTATGATGATTCTGACAGCTCATCTAGAGAAGAGTCGACCCTTTCCTATGATATTGCCCACTTAGCGTCGTTGATGGATTTGGTTTTATCTCGTAACAGTTTTTTAAGAGTTCCAATAAGTATCCATCAACTTCCCAGACTTACACGTCTAAAGCTATCTTTTTGCTGGGAATTGGAGGTTTTACCAGAGCTTCCATCAAGTCTAAGAGAATTAGATGCACAGGGTTGTTATTCACTGGATGCATCAAATGTTGATGATGTCATATCAAAGGCGTGTTGTGGCTTTGCAGAATCAGCTAGCCAAGATCGTGAAGACTTCTTGCAAATGTTGATCACAGGGGAGGAAATTCCAGCATGGTTTGAGCATCAGGAACAAGATAACGGAGTATCACTCTCATTCCCACTTAATTGCCCTTCAACTGAAATGGTCGCACTTGCTCTCTGTTTCCTAGTTATCCAAGATATCCAAGGATTACAGCCTTCGGTGATCTGCAACGGGAAAGAATTCATCAACACGAGTTTAGAGGTGTGGGATAGTTCAGATAATTTGTTTATTGTGTGTGTGAACAGTTACTATTTTAGTAAGCTGTTATGCCAACAAAATCGCTTCCAAATGTTATTTCCAGATCGTGACTATCTTCTTATCCAAGTAAAGAGAAGTGGAGCACGTTGGTTGTTCAAGCAAGACATTCAAgatttcaagaaaagaaaatatgaaacAGGGAAAAGAAAAGCAACTCTTGAAGACTTGAACTGA
- the LOC130973447 gene encoding TMV resistance protein N-like isoform X1, whose protein sequence is MKSLLIALLSASQIAPARPSSPHRSKLCAWLSLCSSSLSMSSRLLCLTTSSLSPLLFRSHSVNIVSSFIPRCLSAHRYTSSNFKHMASAFSSTSIPLPPPPPPPRSCTYHVFLSFRGKDIRTGFIGHLYAALNRKGITTYKDDKNLRKGHVISKELLKAIEESMFAVIVFSPDYASSSWCLDELQKIIECKNQLGLQMLAVFYGVEPSDVRHQRRTFEEAFKKHEERHDSEKVKRWRDALTQVAAHSAWTSKIYEDEAVLVENIAQHIFEILIPKLPSSMKNLVGINSRVEQVITQIGLGLNDVRYIGIWGMGGIGKTTIARAVFETIRFRFEVTCFLADVRENCEKKDITHMQKQLLDQMNISSNAVYNKYDGRTIIQNSLRLKKVLLVLDDVNHEKQLEDLAGEQDWFGPGSRIIITTRDVEALKGPEVHETYNVEGLVESEALNLFCLKAFKQQKPTEGFLDLSKEVVKYSGGLPLALKVLGSYLNGRRTIAVWYSAIERIKKTSHSKIIDVLKISYEGLEDTEKDIFLDIACFFKGNKKEYVTKILEGCGYQADIGLDILINRSLITINKYDQLGMHDLLEEMGKQIVIKESPNDASKHSRLWCLEDVEFVLTQKKKTKATHGIVVSKWWYSKTEVIQRDLSFSKMCQLKLLILDGVEAPILCDIPCTLKVFRWRYCPLETLPLTDHQRYELVEINLSGSKIVKLWDGKKVLEKLEHLDLSGCQQLKQTPDLSGAPNLKKLNLWGCKKLDYIHPSLTHHKRLVELNLRGCRSLETLGDKLEMSSLERLDLYSCSSLKRLPEFGECMKQLSILNLTLTGIEELPPTLGNLAGVSELDLTGCSKITGLLLSLSLGCFVGLKKLVLCSLPQKTDYDDSDSSSREESTLSYDIAHLASLMDLVLSRNSFLRVPISIHQLPRLTRLKLSFCWELEVLPELPSSLRELDAQGCYSLDASNVDDVISKACCGFAESASQDREDFLQMLITGEEIPAWFEHQEQDNGVSLSFPLNCPSTEMVALALCFLVIQDIQGLQPSVICNGKEFINTSLEVWDSSDNLFIVCVNSYYFSKLLCQQNRFQMLFPDRDYLLIQVKRSGARWLFKQDIQDFKKRKYETGKRKATLEDLN, encoded by the exons ATGAAATCTTTGCTCATAGCTCTTCTCTCGGCCTCGCAGATTGCTCCTGCTCGGCCCTCGTCGCCTCATCGTAGCAAACTTTGTGCCTGGCTGTCTCTCTGTTCTAGCTCTCTCTCTATGTCTTCGAGGTTACTCTGTCTCACCACGAGCTCACTGTCACCTCTATTATTTCGATCTCACTCTGTCAACATCGTGTCGTCATTCATCCCTCGCTGTCTCTCCG CACATAGATACACTTCTTCAAACTTCAAACATATGGCATCCGCCTTTTCTTCCACTTCAATCccactaccaccaccaccaccaccaccacgaTCATGCACCTATCACGTGTTCTTGAGTTTCAGAGGAAAAGACATCCGTACAGGCTTCATTGGCCATCTCTATGCGGCTCTCAACAGGAAGGGAATCACAACCTACAAAGATGACAAAAACCTTCGCAAAGGCCATGTTATTTCAAAAGAACTCCTCAAAGCAATTGAAGAGTCCATGTTTGCAGTCATTGTTTTCTCACCGGACTACGCTTCCTCCAGTTGGTGCTTGGATGAGCTCCAAAAGATCATTGAGTGTAAGAACCAGCTGGGGTTACAAATGCTGGCAGTGTTCTACGGTGTGGAGCCTAGTGATGTGAGGCACCAAAGAAGAACCTTTGAGGAAGCTTTCAAGAAACACGAAGAGAGACATGACAGTGAGAAGGTCAAAAGATGGAGAGATGCGCTAACACAAGTTGCTGCTCATTCTGCTTGGACCTCCAAAATATATGA GGACGAAGCAGTACTTGTGGAAAATATTGCTCAACATATATTTGAAATATTGATTCCTAAGTTGCCATCTTCAATGAAGAATCTTGTGGGGATTAATTCAAGAGTGGAACAAGTGATTACTCAAATAGGCCTTGGATTGAATGATGTTCGCTATATAGGCATATGGGGAATGGGCGGCATAGGTAAGACCACTATTGCTAGAGCTGTCTTTGAAACCATTCGATTTAGATTTGAAGTTACTTGCTTTCTTGCCGATGTAAGGGAGAACTGTGAGAAAAAAGATATTACTCACATGCAAAAACAACTTCTTGATCAAATGAATATAAGTTCAAATGCTGTTTATAACAAGTATGATGGGAGGAcaataattcaaaactctttacGTCTCAAAAAGGTACTTCTTGTTCTTGATGATGTAAATCATGAAAAACAATTAGAGGATTTGGCTGGGGAGCAAGATTGGTTTGGTCCTGGAAGCAGAATAATAATTACAACTAGAGACGTAGAGGCGCTAAAGGGACCAGAGGTGCATGAAACTTATAACGTTGAAGGGTTAGTGGAAAGTGAAGCCCTTAACCTCTTTTGTTTGAAAGCCTTTAAACAGCAGAAGCCTACAGAAGGGTTTTTGGATTTGTCCAAAGAAGTAGTCAAATATAGCGGTGGTCTCCCATTGGCACTTAAAGTATTGGGTTCCTATCTTAATGGTAGACGTACTATTGCGGTTTGGTATAGTGCTATTGAAAGAATAAAGAAGACTTCACATTCTAAAATTATTGATGTATTGAAAATAAGCTATGAGGGTTTAGAAGATACAGAAAAGGATATTTTTCTAGATATTGCTTGTTTCTTTAAAGGGAATAAAAAAGAATATGTAACAAAGATATTAGAAGGATGTGGTTATCAGGCTGACATTGGTCTTGATATTTTGATTAACAGATCATTGATCACTATAAATAAATATGATCAATTGGGGATGCATGATCTGCTTGAAGAAATGGGCAAACAAATTGTAATTAAAGAATCTCCAAATGATGCTAGTAAGCATAGCAGATTGTGGTGTTTGGAGGATGTTGAATTTGTACTTACTCAAAAGAAG AAAACTAAAGCAACTCATGGCATCGTTGTAAGTAAGTGGTGGTATAGCAAGACTGAAGTGATTCAGAGAGATTTATCTTTCTCAAAAATGTGCCAGTTAAAGCTTCTCATTTTAGATGGTGTAGAAGCTCCCATTCTCTGCGATATTCCTTGTACATTAAAGGTATTTCGCTGGAGATATTGTCCACTGGAAACTCTGCCCCTTACAGATCATCAACGCTATGAGCTTGTTGAAATTAATCTGTCTGGTAGCAAAATTGTAAAGTTATGGGATGGAAAGAAG GTTCTAGAAAAGTTAGAGCACTTAGATCTGTCAGGGTGCCAGCAGCTGAAGCAAACACCAGATCTTTCTGGGGCTCCCAATCTTAAAAAACTTAATCTTTGGGGATGCAAGAAGCTGGATTATATTCACCCGTCTCTCACCCACCACAAGAGGCTTGTTGAATTGAATTTAAGGGGATGTAGGAGTCTTGAAACACTTGGAGATAAATTGGAGATGAGTTCACTCGAGAGACTAGATCTATACTCCTGCAGTAGTTTGAAGAGACTGCCAGAATTTGGGGAATGCATGAAACAGTTATCGATTCTTAATCTGACACTTACAGGTATAGAAGAGCTACCCCCAACGCTTGGAAATTTGGCTGGCGTGTCTGAATTGGACTTAACTGGATGCAGCAAGATTACTGGTCTTCTCTTATCACTTTCACTAGGATGTTTCGTTGGCCTAAAAAAATTGGTGTTATGTAGTCTTCCACAGAAAACTGATTATGATGATTCTGACAGCTCATCTAGAGAAGAGTCGACCCTTTCCTATGATATTGCCCACTTAGCGTCGTTGATGGATTTGGTTTTATCTCGTAACAGTTTTTTAAGAGTTCCAATAAGTATCCATCAACTTCCCAGACTTACACGTCTAAAGCTATCTTTTTGCTGGGAATTGGAGGTTTTACCAGAGCTTCCATCAAGTCTAAGAGAATTAGATGCACAGGGTTGTTATTCACTGGATGCATCAAATGTTGATGATGTCATATCAAAGGCGTGTTGTGGCTTTGCAGAATCAGCTAGCCAAGATCGTGAAGACTTCTTGCAAATGTTGATCACAGGGGAGGAAATTCCAGCATGGTTTGAGCATCAGGAACAAGATAACGGAGTATCACTCTCATTCCCACTTAATTGCCCTTCAACTGAAATGGTCGCACTTGCTCTCTGTTTCCTAGTTATCCAAGATATCCAAGGATTACAGCCTTCGGTGATCTGCAACGGGAAAGAATTCATCAACACGAGTTTAGAGGTGTGGGATAGTTCAGATAATTTGTTTATTGTGTGTGTGAACAGTTACTATTTTAGTAAGCTGTTATGCCAACAAAATCGCTTCCAAATGTTATTTCCAGATCGTGACTATCTTCTTATCCAAGTAAAGAGAAGTGGAGCACGTTGGTTGTTCAAGCAAGACATTCAAgatttcaagaaaagaaaatatgaaacAGGGAAAAGAAAAGCAACTCTTGAAGACTTGAACTGA